A portion of the Sulfurimonas sp. genome contains these proteins:
- a CDS encoding metal-sulfur cluster assembly factor yields MYTKEELFLAISTVIDPEVGFNLVEMGLIYDASCDEEGNAYVKMTLSTKACPMHQLIQQWVKEAVKKMAGIKDVTIDLVWEPEWNITMADEHVKKALNRA; encoded by the coding sequence ATGTACACAAAAGAGGAGCTGTTTTTAGCTATTTCGACCGTAATAGATCCTGAAGTCGGTTTTAATCTTGTAGAGATGGGACTTATTTATGATGCGTCATGCGATGAGGAAGGAAATGCGTATGTAAAGATGACTCTTTCAACAAAAGCATGCCCTATGCATCAGCTGATTCAACAGTGGGTAAAAGAGGCTGTGAAAAAGATGGCAGGAATCAAAGATGTAACAATTGATTTGGTATGGGAGCCTGAGTGGAATATCACTATGGCTGACGAGCATGTTAAAAAAGCACTAAACAGAGCTTAG
- a CDS encoding hybrid sensor histidine kinase/response regulator: protein MNYLELIGGTVALTLIMVYAIFKILQNKKFIEFRDKQKPEAQTVEKVEDKRLEVKEEIKPLEEVSVTKTIDRKKRKLLPHGKISKDNFSVFKNVKILIAEDNIINQKVITSLLSDSGINITIANDGQEALEILEKDSDFSVILMDAHMPVIDGFEATKIIRKNPKYDHIPVVALSGDTASDDIRNMLNAGMEGHLEKPLKMDNLYDILYIYTSGDEVKNNSIESHITAEFDSDKGLEICGDDKSFYLEILNDFISKYSDSADRLKDLINSGDSIGADKMLLDISGVTANIGADNLHQIAIDLKESIAHPADMEYINNLKKYKRSLTQVCEAIKEYQAKS from the coding sequence ATGAATTATTTAGAATTAATCGGTGGAACTGTTGCTCTGACTCTGATTATGGTGTACGCTATTTTTAAAATATTACAAAATAAGAAATTTATCGAGTTTCGAGATAAACAAAAACCCGAGGCTCAAACCGTTGAAAAAGTTGAAGATAAAAGATTAGAAGTAAAAGAAGAGATTAAACCTTTAGAAGAAGTAAGTGTCACCAAAACAATAGATAGAAAAAAGCGCAAACTTCTTCCTCACGGCAAAATTTCAAAAGATAATTTTTCAGTATTTAAAAATGTAAAAATTTTAATTGCCGAAGATAATATTATCAATCAAAAGGTGATAACTTCTTTACTATCAGACTCCGGTATAAATATAACTATTGCAAATGACGGTCAAGAAGCATTAGAGATTTTAGAAAAAGACAGTGATTTCTCAGTAATACTGATGGATGCCCATATGCCGGTAATTGACGGTTTTGAGGCTACGAAAATTATTCGAAAAAATCCAAAGTACGACCATATACCGGTTGTTGCTCTTAGCGGAGACACGGCATCTGACGATATTAGAAATATGTTAAATGCAGGTATGGAGGGACATCTTGAAAAACCTCTAAAAATGGATAATCTTTACGATATTCTTTATATCTATACAAGCGGAGATGAAGTTAAAAATAATTCTATAGAATCTCACATTACGGCAGAATTTGACAGTGATAAAGGATTGGAGATATGCGGAGATGATAAAAGTTTTTATCTTGAAATACTAAATGATTTTATATCAAAATACTCCGATTCTGCAGATAGACTTAAAGATCTTATAAATAGCGGAGATAGTATCGGTGCCGACAAAATGTTACTAGATATATCCGGAGTAACAGCAAACATCGGTGCAGATAATCTACACCAGATTGCTATTGACTTAAAAGAGAGTATCGCTCACCCTGCGGATATGGAGTATATAAACAACTTGAAAAAATATAAAAGATCTCTAACTCAAGTTTGTGAAGCAATAAAAGAGTACCAAGCTAAGAGCTAA